In Pomacea canaliculata isolate SZHN2017 linkage group LG12, ASM307304v1, whole genome shotgun sequence, a single genomic region encodes these proteins:
- the LOC112577224 gene encoding uncharacterized protein LOC112577224, whose translation MATAADSNLPQANRETKVSMADTPPPQYYPMAHPHTGGAPINTHNFMGMHVVQPHPTVMVTQPVVTVTKPATTCSLVMSVLSTIFCCFVCGIAGILVAWKARLHVLENKFDQARHSISIVWIFFGLALFFGLLTWGLSVYYIVLITSFSRYNK comes from the exons ATGGCCACCGCTGCTGACTCCAATCTTCCACAGGCTAACAGAGAGACAAAAG TGTCGATGGCGGACACGCCACCCCCTCAGTACTACCCGATGGCCCATCCCCACACCGGAGGCGCacccatcaacacacacaacttCATGGGAATGCACGTGGTGCAGCCCCACCCCACAGTCATG GTGACTCAGCCTGTCGTGACTGTAACGAAGCCAGCAACCACTTGTTCTCTGGTGATGTCGGTTCTCAGCACCATCTTCTGTTGCTTCGTCTGTGGCATTGCCGGCATCCTCGTCGCCTGGAAG GCCCGCCTGCACGTCCTGGAGAACAAGTTCGATCAGGCCCGCCATTCCATCAGCATCGTGTGGATTTTCTTCGGCCTCGCCCTCTTCTTTGGACTCCTCACCTGGGGACTAAGTGTCTACTACATAGTTCTCATTACTAGTTTTTCTCGATATAACAAGTAG
- the LOC112577226 gene encoding uncharacterized protein LOC112577226, with the protein MATTADFGLEHTPKDSNVPRTDSPPGYYTVSEHVHTGTTPPFIGMHGTQPSTMGTSVVMIQPVMTGPEPRTTCSLVMSVLSTIFCCFICGMAGILVAWKARLYVLEKKYEQARHSVKVVWIFFGLAVFFGVIFIFSCFTPIWYVVFGIR; encoded by the exons ATGGCCACCACTGCAGATTTCGGTCTTGAACACACGCCCAAAGATTCCAACG TACCCAGGACTGACTCACCTCCTGGATACTACACAGTGTCAGAGCATGTTCACACCGGGACCACACCCCCGTTCATAGGGATGCATGGGACCCAACCCAGTACAATGGGGACCTCTGTGGTG ATGATTCAACCAGTGATGACCGGACCGGAGCCGAGGACCACGTGCTCTCTGGTGATGTCGGTGCTGAGCACCATCTTCTGCTGCTTCATCTGCGGCATGGCTGGCATCCTCGTCGCCTGGAAG GCCCGTCTGTATGTCCTGGAGAAGAAGTACGAGCAGGCCCGCCATTCTGTCAAAGTCGTCTGGATCTTCTTCGGCCTCGCCGTCTTCTTCGGagttattttcatcttttcctgctTTACTCCCATCTGGTATGTGGTATTCGGCATTCGCTAG